One window from the genome of Magnolia sinica isolate HGM2019 chromosome 4, MsV1, whole genome shotgun sequence encodes:
- the LOC131242598 gene encoding pentatricopeptide repeat-containing protein At3g29230-like, translated as MEQKMLQILQNCKNIREFKQTHVQIFVHGLQNDKFLIRKLIDLSSTFHSLDYAIRIFEDAQSPNVFIYNTLIKCFNERNRKKDAFLTFNQMKESEISPNNFTFTFLLKSCELSEALVEGMEFHAQIIKSGYGLNVFVQNTLLDFYSKCNQELDLACQVFDEMPVKDVVSWNSMINAYMNKGDMASAIGLFETMPERNVVSWNSVIAGLSKVGDMKSAQSVFERMPMRNTVSWNAMITGYARRGELVTARSIFNWMPDKDVVSWTAMISGYTQTGNLASASELFDQMPIKNLVSWNTMIAGYVHNHLFYRALHTFHQMLTATELKPDEATLTSVLSACAHLGALEHGTWVDSYIKKNKFKLTVTLGNALIDMFAKCGDMKNANTLFNQMTKRCIITWTTMVSGLALNGQCKEALAIFDAMCRERVAPDDVIFIAVLTACTHGGLVEEGQRIFNRMVGEFGIEPRIEHYGCMVDLLGRAGKLQEALGFIMNMPIEPNAVIWATLLGSCQFYGDGKLAEFVARKIIDLEPLNPGYRVLISNLNASIGRWEDVLNARAAMREEGMEKVPGCSSIQVGNGVHEFLARDTRHEHSKEIYEALDGLTEQLKAVGYVPCRSHNVALHQEQ; from the coding sequence ATGGAGCAGAAAATGCTCCAAATTCTACAGAACTGTAAAAATATCAGAGAATTCAAGCAAACCCATGTCCAGATTTTCGTACACGGTCTTCAAAATGACAAATTCCTCATCCGAAAGCTCATCGATTTGTCTTCAACCTTTCATTCTCTTGACTACGCAATTCGGATCTTTGAAGATGCTCAATCGCCAAATGTTTTCATCTACAATACCTtgatcaaatgcttcaatgaaaGAAATCGTAAAAAAGATGCATTTCTCACGTTCAATCAGATGAAGGAATCTGAAATCTCACCCAATAATTTCACGTTTACATTTCTTCTCAAATCCTGCGAATTGTCAGAAGCTTTAGTAGAAGGCATGGAGTTTCATGCCCAGATTATCAAATCTGGGTATGGGTTAAATGTCTTTGTTCAAAACACCCTCTTAGATTTCTACTCTAAATGCAACCAGGAGTTGGATTTAGCTTGTCAGGTGTTCGACGAAATGCCTGTAAAAGATGTGGTTTCCTGGAATTCCATGATCAATGCCTATATGAATAAGGGTGATATGGCATCGGCAATTGGTTTGTTTGAGACAATGCCAGAGAGGAATGTCGTGTCTTGGAATTCTGTCATTGCAGGGCTTTCGAAGGTCGGAGACATGAAATCGGCACAGTCAGTCTTTGAACGTATGCCAATGCGGAACACAGTCTCATGGAATGCTATGATCACTGGGTATGCTAGGCGGGGTGAGTTGGTGACTGCAAGATCAATTTTCAATTGGATGCCAGATAAGGATGTAGTTTCTTGGACGGCCATGATTTCAGGATACACACAGACCGGCAACCTGGCATCTGCAAGCGAGCTTTTCGATCAGATGCCAATCAAGAACTTGGTCTCTTGGAACACGATGATTGCAGGTTATGTTCACAACCATCTATTCTATCGAGCATTGCACACATTTCATCAAATGCTGACGGCTACTGAGCTTAAACCTGATGAGGCCACTCTAACCAGTGTCCTCTCTGCTTGTGCTCATTTGGGTGCTCTTGAACATGGAACTTGGGTAGATTCTTATATTAAGAAAAACAAATTCAAATTAACGGTTACATTAGGAAATGCTCTAATAGACATGTTCGCCAAATGTGGTgatatgaaaaatgcaaacactCTATTCAATCAAATGACGAAAAGGTGTATAATCACATGGACAACAATGGTTTCTGGTCTAGCCCTTAATGGGCAATGTAAGGAAGCTTTAGCCATCTTTGATGCAATGTGCAGAGAAAGAGTAGCACCCGATGATGTTATTTTCATTGCAGTTCTTACTGCTTGCACCCATGGAGGGCTGGTCGAAGAGGGTCAGCGGATCTTCAATCGGATGGTGGGGGAGTTTGGGATTGAGCCGCGGATCGAGCACTACGGATGCATGGTGGATCTTCTTGGTCGAGCTGGGAAGTTACAAGAAGCACTTGGGTTTATCATGAACATGCCCATAGAGCCCAACGCTGTTATTTGGGCTACGTTGTTAGGATCATGCCAGTTTTATGGAGACGGCAAGTTAGCGGAGTTTGTGGCCAGAAAGATTATTGATTTGGAGCCATTGAATCCTGGGTACCGAGTTTTGATTTCGAATTTAAATGCGTCAATTGGGAGGTGGGAGGATGTTCTGAATGCTAGAGCAGCTATGAGAGAGGAGGGGATGGAGAAGGTGCCTGGTTGTAGTTCAATCCAAGTGGGGAATGGTGTCCATGAGTTTCTTGCTAGGGACACAAGGCATGAACATAGTAAAGAGATTTATGAAGCTTTGGATGGGTTGACTGAGCAGTTGAAAGCAGTAGGCTATGTGCCTTGCAGAAGTCACAATGTAGCATTGCATCAAGAGCAGTGA
- the LOC131242599 gene encoding psbP domain-containing protein 4, chloroplastic isoform X2, whose product MGATLFSSCLFSLRHHHQSLCRYPQQSKQLLNPHMAVKSSSGVDADAKEIDEASKELFGIFGRRRAIISGFSLIPAVLGFPSDGLAVKQGLLAGRIPGLSDPDEKGWRTYRRPDEKSGGHGVGWSPIIPYMFKVPRGWEEVPVSIADLGGTEIDLRFANSQEGRLFVIVAPVLRFSDLGGDAKIEEIGPPERVINAFGPEVIGENVEGKVLSMDVSEHSGRMYYQFELEPPHVLITATAAGNRLYLFNVTASGLQWKRHYKDLKQIADSFRVI is encoded by the exons atgggCGCCACTCTCTTCTCAAGCTGTCTGTTTTCTTTAAGGCATCACCACCAATCTCTCTGCAGATATCCTCAACAATCCAAGCAACTGCTCAACCCTCATATGGCTGTCAAATCTTCTAGTGGAGTTGATGCAGATGCCAAAGAGATTGATGAAGCATCCAAGGAACTGTTTGGAATTTTCGGAAGAAGGCGTGCTATAATCTCTGGGTTTTCTTTGATTCCTGCAGTTTTGGGTTTTCCGAGTGATGGGTTGGCTGTCAAACAAGGCCTCTTGGCTGGAAGGATACCAGGCTTATCTGATCCAGATGAAAAAG GTTGGAGGACATACCGCAGGCCTGATGAGAAGTCCGGAGGGCATGGTGTCGGATGGAGTCCAATCATACCGTACATGTTTAAAGTTCCCAGAGGTTGGGAAGAG GTTCCCGTATCAATCGCAGATCTTGGCGGCACGGAGATTGATTTGAGATTTGCAAACTCTCAGGAAGGGCGATTGTTTGTTATTGTTGCACCTGTTCTCAGATTCTCAG ATCTTGGAGGAGATGCCAAAATCGAAGAGATTGGGCCACCTGAAAGAGTGATTAATGCGTTTGGACCGGAAGTGATTGGAGAAAATGTAGAAGGAAAGGTGTTGAGCATGGACGTATCAGAACATTCAGGACGGATGTACTATCAGTTCGAGTTGGAGCCACCTCATGTGCTAATTACTGCAACTGCAGCTGGCAACCGGCTCTACTTATTCAATGTCACAGCAAGTG GTCTTCAATGGAAGAGGCATTATAAAGATCTAAAACAGATAGCAGACTCCTTCCGCGTCATCTAG
- the LOC131242599 gene encoding psbP domain-containing protein 4, chloroplastic isoform X1 has product MGATLFSSCLFSLRHHHQSLCRYPQQSKQLLNPHMAVKSSSGVDADAKEIDEASKELFGIFGRRRAIISGFSLIPAVLGFPSDGLAVKQGLLAGRIPGLSDPDEKGWRTYRRPDEKSGGHGVGWSPIIPYMFKVPRGWEEVPVSIADLGGTEIDLRFANSQEGRLFVIVAPVLRFSDLGGDAKIEEIGPPERVINAFGPEVIGENVEGKVLSMDVSEHSGRMYYQFELEPPHVLITATAAGNRLYLFNVTASVPAGLQWKRHYKDLKQIADSFRVI; this is encoded by the exons atgggCGCCACTCTCTTCTCAAGCTGTCTGTTTTCTTTAAGGCATCACCACCAATCTCTCTGCAGATATCCTCAACAATCCAAGCAACTGCTCAACCCTCATATGGCTGTCAAATCTTCTAGTGGAGTTGATGCAGATGCCAAAGAGATTGATGAAGCATCCAAGGAACTGTTTGGAATTTTCGGAAGAAGGCGTGCTATAATCTCTGGGTTTTCTTTGATTCCTGCAGTTTTGGGTTTTCCGAGTGATGGGTTGGCTGTCAAACAAGGCCTCTTGGCTGGAAGGATACCAGGCTTATCTGATCCAGATGAAAAAG GTTGGAGGACATACCGCAGGCCTGATGAGAAGTCCGGAGGGCATGGTGTCGGATGGAGTCCAATCATACCGTACATGTTTAAAGTTCCCAGAGGTTGGGAAGAG GTTCCCGTATCAATCGCAGATCTTGGCGGCACGGAGATTGATTTGAGATTTGCAAACTCTCAGGAAGGGCGATTGTTTGTTATTGTTGCACCTGTTCTCAGATTCTCAG ATCTTGGAGGAGATGCCAAAATCGAAGAGATTGGGCCACCTGAAAGAGTGATTAATGCGTTTGGACCGGAAGTGATTGGAGAAAATGTAGAAGGAAAGGTGTTGAGCATGGACGTATCAGAACATTCAGGACGGATGTACTATCAGTTCGAGTTGGAGCCACCTCATGTGCTAATTACTGCAACTGCAGCTGGCAACCGGCTCTACTTATTCAATGTCACAGCAAGTG TTCCTGCAGGTCTTCAATGGAAGAGGCATTATAAAGATCTAAAACAGATAGCAGACTCCTTCCGCGTCATCTAG
- the LOC131242599 gene encoding psbP domain-containing protein 4, chloroplastic isoform X3, with translation MGWLSNKASWLEGYQAYLIQMKKTGWRTYRRPDEKSGGHGVGWSPIIPYMFKVPRGWEEVPVSIADLGGTEIDLRFANSQEGRLFVIVAPVLRFSDLGGDAKIEEIGPPERVINAFGPEVIGENVEGKVLSMDVSEHSGRMYYQFELEPPHVLITATAAGNRLYLFNVTASVPAGLQWKRHYKDLKQIADSFRVI, from the exons ATGGGTTGGCTGTCAAACAAGGCCTCTTGGCTGGAAGGATACCAGGCTTATCTGATCCAGATGAAAAAG ACAGGTTGGAGGACATACCGCAGGCCTGATGAGAAGTCCGGAGGGCATGGTGTCGGATGGAGTCCAATCATACCGTACATGTTTAAAGTTCCCAGAGGTTGGGAAGAG GTTCCCGTATCAATCGCAGATCTTGGCGGCACGGAGATTGATTTGAGATTTGCAAACTCTCAGGAAGGGCGATTGTTTGTTATTGTTGCACCTGTTCTCAGATTCTCAG ATCTTGGAGGAGATGCCAAAATCGAAGAGATTGGGCCACCTGAAAGAGTGATTAATGCGTTTGGACCGGAAGTGATTGGAGAAAATGTAGAAGGAAAGGTGTTGAGCATGGACGTATCAGAACATTCAGGACGGATGTACTATCAGTTCGAGTTGGAGCCACCTCATGTGCTAATTACTGCAACTGCAGCTGGCAACCGGCTCTACTTATTCAATGTCACAGCAAGTG TTCCTGCAGGTCTTCAATGGAAGAGGCATTATAAAGATCTAAAACAGATAGCAGACTCCTTCCGCGTCATCTAG